A window from Ramlibacter pinisoli encodes these proteins:
- the rplA gene encoding 50S ribosomal protein L1: MAKLTKKQKALQGKVDSNKLYALSEALTIVKDAATAKFDESIDVAVQLGIDAKKSDQVVRGAVVMPNGTGKTKRVAVFAQGAKADEAKAAGADVVGMDDLAARVKAGDMPFDVVIAAPDAMRVVGTLGQILGPRGLMPNPKVGTVTPDVATAVKNAKAGQVQFRVDKAGIIHGTIGRRSFDADKLQGNLAALIDALNKAKPASSKGVYLRKVAVSSTMGVGVRVDLQSLVAQG; encoded by the coding sequence ATGGCCAAGCTGACCAAGAAGCAGAAAGCCCTGCAGGGCAAGGTCGACAGCAACAAGCTGTACGCCCTGTCCGAGGCGCTGACCATCGTCAAGGACGCCGCCACCGCCAAGTTCGATGAGTCCATCGACGTGGCCGTGCAGCTGGGCATCGACGCCAAGAAGTCCGACCAGGTGGTGCGTGGCGCCGTCGTCATGCCCAACGGCACCGGCAAGACCAAGCGCGTGGCCGTGTTCGCCCAGGGCGCCAAGGCCGACGAAGCCAAGGCTGCCGGCGCCGACGTGGTCGGCATGGACGACCTGGCCGCTCGAGTCAAGGCCGGCGACATGCCGTTCGACGTGGTGATCGCCGCCCCCGACGCGATGCGCGTGGTCGGCACGCTGGGCCAGATCCTGGGCCCGCGCGGCCTGATGCCCAACCCCAAGGTCGGCACCGTGACCCCGGACGTCGCCACGGCGGTGAAGAACGCCAAGGCCGGCCAGGTGCAGTTCCGCGTCGACAAGGCCGGCATCATCCACGGCACGATCGGCCGCCGCTCGTTCGACGCCGACAAGCTGCAGGGCAACCTAGCGGCGCTGATCGACGCGCTGAACAAGGCCAAGCCGGCCTCGAGCAAGGGCGTCTACCTGCGCAAGGTGGCCGTGTCCTCGACCATGGGCGTGGGCGTCCGGGTCGACCTGCAGTCGCTCGTCGCGCAGGGCTGA
- the rplL gene encoding 50S ribosomal protein L7/L12, with the protein MAFDKDAFLTALDSMSVMELNELVKAIEEKFGVSAAAMAAPAAGGAGGAAAPAAEEKTEFTVMLLEAGANKVSVIKAVREITGLGLKEAKDLVDGAPKAVKEAIAKADAEAAKKKLEDAGAKVELK; encoded by the coding sequence ATGGCATTCGACAAAGACGCATTCCTGACCGCGCTGGACAGCATGTCGGTCATGGAACTCAACGAGCTGGTCAAGGCGATCGAAGAGAAGTTCGGCGTGTCCGCCGCCGCCATGGCCGCCCCGGCCGCCGGTGGTGCCGGTGGCGCCGCCGCCCCGGCCGCAGAAGAGAAGACCGAGTTCACCGTGATGCTGCTGGAAGCCGGCGCCAACAAGGTGTCGGTCATCAAGGCCGTGCGCGAGATCACCGGCCTGGGCCTGAAGGAAGCCAAGGACCTGGTCGACGGCGCTCCCAAGGCCGTCAAGGAGGCCATCGCCAAGGCCGACGCCGAGGCGGCCAAGAAGAAGCTGGAAGACGCCGGCGCCAAGGTCGAGCTCAAGTAA
- the rplJ gene encoding 50S ribosomal protein L10, with the protein MSLNRSEKQAVIEEVTGLAAKAQTLVMAEYRGITVADMTKLRNDARSKGVSLSVLKNTLARRAVAGSAFEVVGDQMTGPLIYGFSVDAVAAAKVVADFAKTNDKLVIRGGAYGGKALDVNGVKQLASIPTREVLLAQLCGLLMSPISRTAVVLGALAAKKGEATTEAAAA; encoded by the coding sequence TTGAGTCTGAATCGCAGTGAGAAGCAAGCGGTCATCGAAGAAGTGACCGGGCTCGCCGCTAAAGCTCAAACGCTGGTGATGGCGGAATACCGCGGCATCACGGTCGCCGACATGACGAAACTGCGCAACGACGCGCGCAGCAAGGGCGTCAGCCTGAGTGTTCTGAAGAACACCCTGGCCCGCCGTGCTGTGGCCGGCAGCGCCTTCGAAGTGGTCGGCGACCAGATGACCGGTCCGCTGATCTACGGCTTCTCCGTGGACGCTGTGGCCGCCGCCAAGGTGGTGGCCGATTTCGCGAAGACCAACGACAAGCTGGTCATCCGCGGCGGCGCCTACGGCGGCAAGGCCCTGGACGTCAACGGCGTGAAGCAGCTGGCCAGCATCCCGACCCGGGAAGTGCTGCTGGCCCAGCTGTGCGGGCTGTTGATGTCGCCGATCTCCCGCACCGCCGTGGTGCTGGGTGCGCTGGCGGCCAAAAAAGGCGAAGCAACGACCGAAGCAGCCGCCGCTTGA
- the rplK gene encoding 50S ribosomal protein L11: protein MAKKIVGFVKLQVPAGKANPSPPIGPALGQRGLNIMEFCKAFNAQTQGVEPGLPLPVVITAYADKSFTFIIKTPPATTLIKKAIKLDKGSAKPHTDKVGKITRAQLEEIAKTKLKDMNAASIDAAVKTLAGSARSMGVTVEGV from the coding sequence ATGGCGAAGAAAATCGTCGGTTTTGTCAAGCTGCAAGTGCCGGCTGGCAAGGCCAATCCGTCGCCCCCCATCGGCCCGGCCCTGGGCCAGCGCGGCCTCAACATCATGGAATTCTGCAAGGCGTTCAACGCCCAGACCCAGGGTGTCGAGCCGGGCCTGCCACTGCCGGTGGTGATCACCGCCTACGCCGACAAGAGCTTCACCTTCATCATCAAGACGCCGCCGGCGACCACCTTGATCAAGAAGGCCATCAAGCTCGACAAGGGCTCGGCCAAGCCGCACACCGACAAGGTCGGCAAGATCACCCGGGCCCAGCTCGAGGAGATCGCCAAGACCAAGCTGAAGGACATGAACGCGGCCAGCATCGATGCGGCCGTCAAGACCCTGGCCGGCTCCGCCCGGTCGATGGGCGTGACCGTGGAGGGTGTGTAA